A region from the Stygiolobus caldivivus genome encodes:
- a CDS encoding DUF973 family protein codes for MVKVCPRCNTANQDSSLYCARCGYPLTQPPSVMQPPVVQQPPPVQQPYGYPQTLPPSQQDAKAFLYLKKGAGQFAGGLVLVLIGLVLLNALQYVPSVRLAAISLVLLVIAVRYMYRGQRLSRLGFKAFSPLGLGYGEGGAGSVLIFVWYTLDLLFVLLSVLASLTSASPSATATLGLYFLVSPLLLVIGTILISIAYLRNGGLYGNGSIKAGSVFVIIGPIIYLLGDIIIGSKLISLPGLLLAAIGFGIVDSGYGNLLRAARPPSQMATPNMALPSQAAPAVNQNVPYPTSTGNIFRDGTAQIYVYSPYQAQVVRAEILGTSMATTNIVPPTLNVGYNNIRVQFALTQGLIPNTPYTIQLYLDNGQVITTQAVYS; via the coding sequence CATGCAACCACCTGTAGTACAGCAACCCCCACCAGTACAGCAACCTTACGGTTACCCACAGACTCTACCGCCTTCCCAGCAGGATGCCAAAGCGTTCTTATACTTAAAAAAAGGGGCAGGGCAGTTCGCGGGAGGTCTGGTGTTGGTGTTAATAGGCCTAGTCTTGCTAAACGCGTTACAATACGTCCCATCGGTCAGGTTAGCTGCCATATCCTTGGTGCTGTTAGTAATCGCGGTCAGGTATATGTACAGGGGGCAGAGGCTGAGCAGACTGGGTTTCAAGGCTTTTAGCCCCCTAGGCCTTGGGTACGGCGAAGGAGGAGCAGGTTCCGTACTTATATTCGTGTGGTATACCTTGGACTTGCTATTTGTCCTCTTGTCTGTATTGGCGTCCCTTACTTCTGCCAGTCCTTCAGCTACCGCGACATTAGGCCTCTATTTTTTAGTGTCCCCTTTGCTGTTAGTCATAGGTACAATACTTATTAGCATAGCGTATTTGAGGAACGGAGGGCTATACGGTAACGGTAGCATAAAAGCAGGGAGCGTCTTCGTCATAATAGGGCCTATAATATATTTGTTGGGCGATATAATAATAGGTAGCAAGCTCATTAGCCTCCCCGGTTTATTATTGGCCGCTATCGGGTTCGGAATAGTCGACAGCGGTTACGGTAACCTACTCAGGGCCGCTAGACCGCCCAGTCAAATGGCGACACCAAATATGGCCTTACCTAGCCAAGCAGCTCCGGCAGTTAACCAAAACGTCCCCTACCCTACAAGTACGGGTAATATCTTCCGCGACGGTACTGCCCAAATATACGTCTACTCCCCATACCAAGCACAAGTGGTTAGAGCGGAAATTTTAGGGACAAGCATGGCCACGACCAACATAGTCCCCCCGACACTTAACGTAGGTTATAATAACATAAGGGTACAGTTCGCACTGACTCAAGGGCTAATACCGAATACGCCTTATACCATCCAGTTATATTTAGATAACGGTCAAGTGATAACCACACAAGCGGTATACTCATAA
- a CDS encoding ABC transporter permease, with translation MRLLNYTVKRLLTNPYILGWAVLFTALWAFMGAYIFSSGITALKSSLTPTLYQEAVYYYTAGWAGGIVIFSLGAFSTTLTSVLFYQTGSLSHLFRYSKLTPTYYVIAIYVGSVIASTVIGGVLIALVYFMFSNEFGFSVYPKSLVTLLPYILLSSFFFVSFSMSLDLLTLKVSRRAQNLITYIPVILAYLFGYGYLSANMSSVVNLSPYTVIQTLIMSAYLGKPAPVNYSSLFVLNSLNPSGPTISVPISLLSISVWVAVLTVVDVMVLRRLYYKPLEEGKLL, from the coding sequence ATGAGGTTACTAAACTACACGGTAAAAAGGCTCTTAACAAACCCGTATATACTCGGTTGGGCAGTGTTATTTACAGCCCTCTGGGCCTTTATGGGGGCGTATATTTTTTCTTCCGGGATAACCGCCCTGAAGTCGTCATTAACACCCACACTTTATCAAGAAGCGGTCTACTATTATACAGCGGGTTGGGCGGGTGGAATAGTCATCTTCTCTCTCGGTGCCTTTTCCACTACCTTAACTTCAGTACTATTCTACCAGACCGGGTCGTTAAGCCACTTGTTCAGGTACTCCAAACTTACCCCTACCTACTACGTGATTGCGATCTACGTGGGGTCAGTCATCGCTTCTACAGTTATAGGAGGTGTGTTAATAGCCTTGGTCTATTTCATGTTTTCCAACGAATTCGGCTTCAGTGTTTACCCTAAGTCGCTGGTGACGCTGTTACCCTATATCTTACTGTCTTCGTTCTTTTTTGTGTCCTTCTCTATGTCCTTAGACTTACTCACGCTAAAGGTCAGTAGGAGGGCCCAGAACCTCATAACGTATATCCCGGTAATACTCGCTTACCTCTTCGGCTACGGCTACCTCTCCGCTAACATGAGTAGTGTAGTCAACCTGAGCCCTTACACGGTAATACAGACACTGATCATGAGCGCCTACTTAGGGAAACCCGCACCCGTAAACTACTCCAGCCTTTTCGTCCTCAACTCGCTTAACCCGTCAGGCCCCACGATCTCCGTCCCGATATCGCTGCTCTCCATATCGGTGTGGGTCGCGGTGCTCACTGTGGTGGACGTCATGGTGTTAAGGAGGCTCTATTACAAGCCCTTAGAGGAGGGGAAGCTACTATGA